The following proteins come from a genomic window of Drosophila sulfurigaster albostrigata strain 15112-1811.04 chromosome X, ASM2355843v2, whole genome shotgun sequence:
- the LOC133849354 gene encoding uncharacterized protein LOC133849354 → MAPARKTRTQQNTIINALTDKTQAANIMKTMPKGMGVKQDKQQETSPYEKRTTRKQSSEAEQPQRSLRKRLESVEMDRPQFKETRKRTMSTEALQQQENEQPAVVAKLKQRKQQPSSKTRSRKESTASTSTEESEPRISSKRSKKTPAASDKNGLHLQLEAIEENLANANNNHTEATKTNIVKLTKATTSYTNNNNNSDYIDMEAEKKYYRVVQRKTEELRALNDALVVPPVEVAKVGYTHDQLKQFLLNSSIANSFPNALQEQGTSQMLRGLIDGVSSLEALQLDELLDLYHLGIMMQHYELLNTHCMGYRCQLLEIVCDLASELEPQNADMIGMSLCDRFVMGTGRTRMECVIDMHSSIVQLIKMGDEINRRIAMTILLATFSKVSGQPIPEKENDVIMQAFEMAQKVNWTHLSTSGCEADVFVLVRSFGLILNTQENRRPHCDWDMQLGSEIHKYFMTVLRTVRFSKNYNFFAMMVERYIAFCVVRGATARAHTTEMLPD, encoded by the exons ATGG CGCCGGCACGAAAGACGCGCACCCAACAAAACACGATAATAAATGCGCTAACTGATAAAACGCAAGCggcaaatataatgaaaacaatGCCAAAGGGGATGGGAGTAAAGCAGGATAAGCAGCAGGAAACTTCCCCCTATGAAAAGCGAACAACTCGCAAGCAATCGTCGGAGGCAGAGCAACCGCAGCGCTCGCTGAGGAAACGTCTCGAATCCGTGGAGATGGATCGGCCACAGTTCAAAGAAACGAGAAAGCGAACTATGTCAACCGAGGCGCTGCAACAGCAGGAGAATGAGCAGCCGGCAGTTGTTGCCAAGCTGAAGCAACGCAAGCAACAGCCTTCGAGTAAAACTCGATCTCGCAAAGAATCGACAGCATCCACATCGACTGAGGAGTCCGAGCCGCGTATATCAAGCAAACGTAGCAAGAAAACCCCTGCAGCAAGCGATAAGAATggattgcatttgcagttggaAGCGATTGAGGAGAATTTGgccaatgccaacaacaaccatacGGAGGCAACTAAAACAAATATCGTTAAGCTaaccaaagcaacaactaGTTATAcgaataacaataataatagcgATTATATTGACATGGAGGCTGAAAAGAAATACTATCGAGTTGTGCAACGCAAAACAGAGGAGCTGAGGGCGTTGAATGACGCATTAGTTGTGCCACCAGTGGAGGTAGCCAAAGTCGGTTACACGCACGATCAGCTGAAGCAGTTTCTGCTCAACTCGAGTATCGCCAACAGCTTCCCCAATGCTCTGCAGGAACAGGGCACTAGTCAG ATGCTTCGTGGCCTAATTGACGGCGTGTCTTCATTGGAGGCATTACAGCTAGATGAACTGCTCGATCTGTATCATTTGGGTATTATGATGCAGCATTACGAGCTGTTAAACACGCATTGCATGGGCTATCGTTGCCAGCTCTTGGAGATCGTTTGTGACCTGGCATCTGAGCTGGAACCTCAGAATGCCGATATGATCGGCATGAGCTTGTGTGATCGCTTTGTGATGGGCACAGGAAGAACGCGTATGGAGTGCGTGATCGATATGCACAGCTCGATTGTGCAACTCATTAAGATGGGCGACGAGATCAATCGTCGTATTGCCATGACAATATTGCTGGCCACATTCTCAAAGGTCTCCGGTCAACCGATTCCGGAAAAAGAGAATGATGTG ATCATGCAAGCTTTCGAAATGGCACAGAAAGTGAACTGGACACATCTGTCGACATCAGGATGCGAGGCGGATGTGTTTGTTCTCGTTCGCAGCTTTGGCTTGATTCTCAATACTCAAGAGAATCGTCGTCCACATTGCGATTGGGATATGCAACTTGGAAGCGAAATTCACAAGTATTTCATGACAGTATTGCGCACTGTGCGCTTCTCTAAAAACTATAATTTCTTTGCCATGATG GTTGAACGTTATAttgctttttgtgttgttcgTGGAGCTACAGCGCG
- the LOC133849352 gene encoding multiple inositol polyphosphate phosphatase 1-like isoform X2 — MLYLITLLIPLLLLTTFIPNTTQTQLTVAPTADVTTQKCDDSFGLQRNVLERRFSTKTPYRAIANYNDTSPIYNGCHPTRIWSIIRHGTRNPSKSVILHAKTRLVELQSLILQQTKPPAHLCADDLKQLRRWNWDHIEPDDEKLLVAEGEDELIELAERMQLRFPKLLPDLYNPEWYYMKYTATQRTLKSAQSFATGLFGRHRIHAITYPQPLKRDPVLRFYKLCSRWKTDVDKNPETMFNARSFYAEPAMQSAVEQVRSSTQLSDELTDEDVQLMYTVCAFETAWQRHKSPSVWCRFFDVHSLSALEFAEDLEYYWNDGYGYDLTHRIACPAIADMFATIDTPGDRANATFYFTHSGTLLKMLAHLGVARDERPLTHKDFGKDRLWRTSEIDAFATNLAFVRYDCIEKEPQVLVMHQERVVRLPGCPQDDDLCPLSTLRRNYADSVERCDFEALCQAAN, encoded by the exons atgctttatttaattacattactAATACCGCTTCTACTATTGACGACTTTTATACCAAACACAACGCAAACACAACTGACGGTTGCGCCAACAGCTGATGTTACGACTCAGAAATGCGACGACAGCTTTGGATTGCAACGTAATGTACTTGAGCGGCGCTTTTCGACCAAGACACCGTATCGTGCTATTGCAAATTATAATGACACATCGCCTATATATAATG GTTGCCACCCGACACGGATTTGGTCGATCATAAGGCATGGCACTCGCAATCCCAGCAAATCCGTTATTTTGCATGCCAAGACGCGACTGGTTGAATTGCAGTCGCTGATTTTGCAGCAAACGAAGCCGCCAGCACATTTATGTGCAGATGATCTGAAGCAATTGCGGCGCTGGAATTGGGATCATATCGAACCAGATGATGAGAAATTGCTGGTGGCCGAAGGCGAAGACGAACTAATTGAGCTTGCGGAACGCATGCAATTGCGTTTCCCGAAATTGTTGCCAGATCTCTATAATCCAGAATGGTATTACATGAAATATACGGCCACACAACGTACGCTGAAGAGTGCCCAAAGTTTTGCCACCGGTTTGTTTGGCCGCCATCGCATACATGCTATTACCTATCCGCAACCGCTGAAACGCGATCCTGTGCTGCGG TTTTATAAACTCTGCAGCCGCTGGAAAACGGACGTCGATAAGAATCCTGAAACAATGTTTAATGCACGTAGCTTTTATGCGGAGCCAGCGATGCAGTCAGCAGTGGAGCAAGTGCGTTCGAGCACACAGTTATCGGACGAGTTAACCGACGAGGACGTTCAACTGATGTACACGGTGTGCGCCTTTGAGACGGCCTGGCAACGCCATAAATCGCCATCCGTCTGGTGTCGCTTCTTCGATGTGCACTCGTTGAGCGCCTTGGAGTTCGCCGAGGATCTCGAGTATTATTGGAACGATGGCTACGGCTACGATTTGACCCATCGCATTGCCTGTCCGGCAATCGCCGATATGTTTGCGACCATCGA TACGCCAGGTGATCGCGCCAATGCCACATTCTATTTTACGCACTCGGGCACACTGCTCAAGATGTTGGCCCATCTGGGCGTGGCCCGTGATGAGAGACCGCTGACGCACAAGGATTTTGGCAAGGATCGTCTGTGGCGTACGAGTGAAATCGATGCGTTCGCAACCAATTTGGCCTTTGTGCGCTACGA ttgcattgaAAAAGAGCCGCAAGTGCTGGTGATGCATCAGGAGCGTGTGGTACGCCTTCCCGGCTGTCCGCAGGATGACGATCTTTGTCCGCTGTCGACGCTGCGACGCAACTATGCGGATAGCGTGGAGCGCTGTGACTTTGAAGCGCTCTGCCAAGCAGCCAACTaa
- the LOC133849352 gene encoding regulatory-associated protein of mTOR-like isoform X1: MVLHEIYGHTTYAEECPKFCHRFVWPPSHTCYYLSATAETRSCAAEFTTTAKMMESLYKESIAIASESSNGSTGSSNNKTIMGSTAHGAIKRENETAISSTTTTAAATTGKDAVTHANYKNYNSTKYMRQLIAPDGEINFIDDYRIALSFAAKRHQESIEALNYERLHWRIRERMKTASVALVLCLNIGVDPPDVVKIQPCSRLECWIDPSSVSVPKAMELIGSNLQMQYERWQPRARYKKCNDPTVEDVKKLCTSLRRNAKGERILFHYNGHGVPKPTANGEIWVFNKTFTQYIPLSIFELINWMAAPSIYVYDCSNAGIIINSFQPFAEQHEKELEKALAAQAAGAAPAGQLVSYKNCIHLAACAANEILPMNAQLPADLFTSCLTTPINIALKWYAMQEKLGMVPRIQSELIDKIPGKVNDRRTMMGELNWIFTAITDTIAWNTLPRELFQRLFRQDLLVASLFRNFLLAERILRSHDCTPVSLPALPACHRHAMWKAWDLVVDLALQQLPDILEQQAPYRQLPFFEHQLTAFQVWLDSESESRTPPEQLPIVLQVLLSQVHRLRALELLARFLDLGPWAVNLALGVGIFPYVLKLLQSSTRELRPVLVFIWAKILAVDPSCQVDLVKEYKYFLSVLQDNAVSKQHRTLSAFVLASIVHNFLLGQTSALQGPLLSICLEQLNDSSWLLRQWLAICLGMLWQNFEKARWSGARDLAHEKLYALLSDAIPEVRAAAVFALGTFISSVTDRSEEQANNIDRIIAITLLEKVGEDMSPLVRLELAAALQWMVLLFETQFVTVYLSEQLNHSHSSSLVLCGGERSASITHGMPNAPPQSTHSLERFGHVTIRRGVSSSSISNMSSSSTGGSGGGGGSSSGGSATTNFIPFQSIFTRLWQGIYNLGQDPHPQVAATAQKIIAHVRDAALCMITAKEATNATAGSSCSGPGGGSSVGPRDLEKLNNSSLSVSLPPSPNTRCNYLGASGESPPVGHGGGGAAGGGGGGGGAAVGSSQWVQKLRLSGSTNADTQRKLRTSSMNDETDGGAGGATAHSAPGISGGPATGGGGGGVLGGDGSHSARSSGSETQHFGDGSKPQTLQPIVQTQFIPWAISYFTRPGNQRYSSAEGGSEAEERQQRWPIDRNSTELRSRLYRYQRNKHIRDGALRQLKDQRVQRLDAYNWVRKTQFTPSLVKLLPYEPQIAVAYKEKVLVYDFVKNSVLSYGENAAESAASSGSSAGGGGVAANANQTNASGRKISRHWNYARVSSFELLNAQDTGLMLVAHEDGVIRVWQPSSVGQDEVQPATRRLISAWDALPRAGSGVASSSGSSATQTSGISSNSFNNSSYFARLLKTDLLLMHNAATTGSTGYSGSASVGVGGVVNNSSGNASSSASVQSGIGSSSGLGSGSSLHNSSGGSCNGASSGIVTAWQQYSQHLVVGGSSHRYLRIWDVERELKLTDLQLGRDTTVRVLSPFMANTRCNIVAAGCTDGSVRLFDKRCDLRIGVLRDHAAPILHCCLRANETTLVAGCTAGKVCIFDLRQTTTDNSSTSSSSCGSGSATIAPVTWQAGGDITAMATHPLANAIACGNASKICIYSLSGSTQSVLRSNEGFMGSRNPYPTCLSFHAYNVQLAVGFVDNTVAVYSPTPVL, translated from the exons ATGGTATTACATGAAATATACGGCCACACAACGTACGCTGAAGAGTGCCCAAAGTTTTGCCACCGGTTTGTTTGGCCGCCATCGCATACATGCTATTACCTATCCGCAACCGCTGAAACGCGATCCTGTGCTGCGG agttcacaacaacagcaaagatGATGGAATCGCTGTACAAAGAGAGCATTGCAATTGCTAGCGaaagcagcaatggcagcactggtagcagcaacaacaaaaccatcATGGGCAGCACTGCGCACGGCGCAATTAAACGCGAGAACGAGACAGCAATAtcgagcacaacaacaacagcagcagcaactacggGGAAGGATGCAGTTACTCATGCCAACTACAAAAACTACAACTCCACAAAATATATGCGACAATTAATCGCACCCGATGGCgaaatcaatttcattgaCGATTATCGCATTGCCCTCAGCTTTGCGGCCAAACGACATCAGGAGTCCATCGAGGCGTTGAACTATGAACGTCTCCACTGGCGCATTAGAGAACGCATGAAGACGGCCAGTGTGGCTTTGGTGTTGTGCCTCAACATTGGTGTCGACCCACCGGATGTGGTTAAGATACAGCCCTGCTCTCGACTGGAGTGCTGGATTGATCCCAGCTCGGTGTCCGTACCGAAGGCAATGGAGTTAATTGGCAGCAACCTGCAGATGCAATACGAACGCTGGCAGCCGCGTGCACGCTACAAAAAGTGCAATGATCCCACCGTCGAGGATGTGAAGAAACTGTGCACCTCGTTGCGTCGCAATGCGAAAGGCGAACGCATATTGTTTCACTACAATGGCCATGGAGTGCCAAAGCCAACGGCAAATGGCGAGATCTGGGTGTTCAACAAGACCTTCACCCAGTACATCCCGTTGAGCATCTTTGAGCTCATCAATTGGATGGCAGCCCCATCGATCTACGTCTATGATTGCTCCAATGCgggcatcatcatcaattcCTTTCAACCCTTTGCCGAGCAGCACGAAAAAGAACTGGAGAAAGCGCTAGCTGCTCAGGCAGCGGGAGCAGCGCCCGCCGGTCAACTTGTCAGCTATAAGAACTGCATCCATTTGGCGGCGTGTGCCGCCAATGAAATACTCCCGATGAATGCACAATTGCCGGCGGATTTGTTCACCAGCTGCCTGACAACGCCCATCAATATAGCACTGAAGTGGTATGCGATGCAGGAGAAACTGGGCATGGTTCCGCGCATCCAGAGCGAACTGATTGACAAGATACCCGGCAAGGTGAACGATCGCCGAACCATGATGGGTGAGCTCAACTGGATATTTACGGCCATCACCGATACCATTGCATGGAATACGTTGCCCCGCGAGCTGTTTCAGCGTCTGTTCCGACAGGACTTGTTGGTCGCCAGCTTGTTTCGGAATTTCCTGCTAGCGGAGCGCATATTGCGTAGTCACGACTGCACACCGGTGTCGTTGCCAGCCCTGCCCGCCTGTCATCGTCATGCCATGTGGAAGGCATGGGATTTGGTTGTCGATCTAGCGTTGCAACAGCTACCCGATATCCTGGAGCAACAGGCGCCCTACCGTCAGCTGCCCTTCTTCGAGCACCAATTGACCGCCTTTCAGGTGTGGCTGGACAGCGAATCCGAATCACGCACACCGCCCGAACAGTTGCCGATTGTGCTACAGGTGCTGTTGTCGCAAGTGCATCGTTTGCGTGCCCTGGAGCTGCTGGCACGCTTCCTCGATCTCGGACCTTGGGCTGTTAATCTTGCGCTGGGCGTTGGCATTTTCCCCTATGTGCTCAAATTGCTGCAGAGCTCAACCCGTGAGTTGCGTCCCGTTCTGGTGTTCATTTGGGCGAAAATTCTGGCTGTGGATCCCAGTTGTCAGGTGGATTTGGTCAAGGAGTACAAGTATTTTTTGTCAGTGCTGCAGGACAATGCGGTGAGCAAACAGCACCGTACGTTGAGCGCCTTTGTGCTCGCCTCCATTGTGCACAACTTTCTGTTGGGTCAGACGAGCGCACTCCAGGGACCCTTGCTCTCCATTTGCCTGGAACAGCTGAACGACAGCAGCTGGTTGCTGCGCCAATGGTTGGCCATTTGCCTGGGCATGCTGTGGCAGAACTTTGAGAAGGCACGCTGGTCGGGTGCCCGAGATTTGGCCCACGAAAAGCTCTATGCGCTACTGAGCGATGCCATTCCGGAGGTGCGAGCGGCTGCGGTGTTTGCTCTGGGCACTTTCATTAGCTCGGTGACGGATCGCAGCGAAGAGCAGGCGAATAACATTGATCGGATCATTGCCATCACGCTGCTGGAGAAGGTGGGCGAGGATATGTCGCCACTGGTGCGTCTCGAGTTGGCGGCCGCATTGCAATGGATGGTGCTGCTCTTTGAGACACAATTCGTAACGGTGTATTTGTCCGAGCAGCTAAATCACAGTCACAGCTCGTCGCTGGTCTTGTGCGGTGGCGAACGCAGCGCCAGCATCACCCACGGCATGCCTAACGCACCGCCACAGTCCACACACAGCCTGGAGCGCTTCGGACATGTGACCATACGACGGGGCGTCAGTTCGAGTTCCATTTCGAACATGAGCAGCTCGAGCACCGGCGgcagcggtggcggtggtggcagcagcagcggcggcagcgccACAACCAACTTTATACCCTTTCAATCGATCTTCACACGTCTGTGGCAGGGCATCTACAATCTCGGCCAGGATCCACATCCCCAGGTGGCGGCCACAGCGCAAAAGATAATCGCCCACGTGCGGGATGCAGCATTGTGCATGATCACGGCCAAAGAGGCTACAAATGCGACGGCCGGTAGTAGCTGCAGTGGTCCGGGAGGAGGTTCGTCGGTGGGACCGCGGGATCTCGAGAAGCTGAACAACAGCAGTCTGAGCGTCAGCTTGCCACCCAGTCCGAATACGCGTTGCAATTACTTGGGCGCCAGCGGAGAATCACCGCCAGTGGGTCACGGTGGCGGTGGTGCAGCTGGTggtggaggcggtggcggtggcgccGCTGTCGGCTCCAGTCAGTGGGTGCAAAAGCTGCGTTTGTCGGGCAGCACCAATGCGGACACACAGCGCAAGTTGCGCACCAGTTCGATGAACGATGAGACCGACGGTGGAGCTGGCGGTGCCACAGCGCACTCGGCACCGGGTATAAGCGGTGGTCCAGCCACCGGGGGAGGAGGCGGCGGTGTCTTGGGCGGAGATGGCAGTCATTCGGCacgcagcagcggcagcgagaCGCAACACTTTGGTGATGGCAGCAAGCCGCAAACGCTGCAACCGATTGTCCAGACACAGTTCATCCCGTGGGCCATTTCGTATTTCACCCGACCGGGAAATCAACGGTACAGCAGCGCCGAGGGCGGCAGCGAAGCGGAGGAGCGTCAACAGCGTTGGCCCATCGATCGCAATTCCACCGAACTGCGTTCCCGATTGTATCGCTATCAGCGGAACAAGCACATCCGAGATGGAGCGTTGCGACAGCTTAAGGATCAGCGAGTGCAGCGATTGGATGCCTACAATTGGGTGCGGAAGACACAGTTTACACCGTCGCTGGTGAAGTTGTTGCCGTATGAGCCACAGATAGCGGTGGCCTACAAGGAGAAGGTGCTTGTCTATGACTTTGTGAAGAACTCGGTGCTCAGCTACGGCGAGAATGCCGCCGAGAGTGCAGCGAGTAGCGGCAGCAGCGCTGGCGGAGGCGGTGTGGCGGCCAATGCTAATCAAACGAATGCGAGCGGACGCAAAATCTCGCGTCACTGGAACTATGCGCGTGTGAGTAGCTTCGAGCTGTTGAATGCCCAGGACACCGGACTGATGCTGGTGGCCCACGAGGATGGCGTCATACGCGTTTGGCAGCCATCGAGTGTCGGCCAGGATGAAGTGCAGCCGGCAACGCGACGCTTGATCAGCGCCTGGGATGCTTTGCCACGCGCAGGCAGCGGAGTTGCTTCATCATCCGGATCGTCGGCCACACAAACGTCGGGCATCTCATCCAATTCGTTCAACAACAGTTCCTATTTCGCCCGCCTGCTGAAGACGGATCTGCTGCTGATGCACAACGCGGCGACCACAGGCAGCACTGGCTACAGCGGCTCCGCAAGCGTTGGCGTCGGCGGTGTCGTCAACAATTCGTCTGGGAATGCGTCGAGCAGCGCGTCGGTTCAGTCGGGCATCGGGTCAAGCAGTGGCTTAGGCAGCGGGAGCAGCTTGCATAATTCGTCCGGTGGCAGCTGCAATGGCGCCTCGTCGGGCATTGTGACCGCCTGGCAGCAGTACAGTCAACACCTGGTCGTCGGTGGGAGTTCGCATCGTTATCTCCGCATCTGGGATGTGGAGCGTGAGCTAAAGCTAACGGATTTGCAGCTGGGACGTGATACCACAGTGCGTGTGTTGTCGCCATTTATGGCAAACACTCGTTGCAACATTGTCGCCGCTGGTTGCACCGATGGCAGCGTTCGATTGTTTGACAAACGTTGCGATCTTCGCATCGGTGTGTTGCGTGATCATGCGGCGCCCATTCTGCATTGCTGTTTGCGTGCCAACGAGACAACACTCGTCGCTGGCTGCACTGCCGGCAAGGTGTGCATCTTTGACTTGCGACAAACAACGacagacaacagcagcaccagcagcagcagctgtggcagcgGGAGTGCAACAATAGCGCCGGTCACGTGGCAAGCGGGCGGTGATATCACAGCGATGGCAACGCATCCATTGGCGAATGCCATTGCCTGCGGGAATGCGTCGAAGATATGCATCTACTCGCTGAGTGGATCGACGCAGAGCGTGCTGCGCAGCAACGAGGGATTCATGGGATCGCGCAACCCATATCCCACCTGTCTCTCCTTCCATGCGTACAATGTCCAGCTGGCGGTGGGCTTTGTGGACAATACAGTTGCTGTCTACAGTCCCACACCAG TTTTATAA